The genomic segment TCAACGATTAActataaaatgaaacatttcaagaATTCTCCATTTAGACAAGGAAAcataccagtcaaaagtttttaCACAcgttctcatttaatggtttttctttatttttactttacttcTCCTGTCTACATTGAAAACacatactgaagacatcaaatacatgaagcaagatatatggagTTATGTAGCAAAGGTTCCTCAAAGTAGCcgccctttgctttgttgacagcgctgcaaaccctcggccttctctcagtgagctgagctgtagtcacctgaaatggtttcacctcacaggtgtgcctgtcagggttcatttgttgccttcttaatggggttgggaccatcagttgtgttgtgcagcagtcaggttggtacacagctcacagctctatttgacaactgttagaattcatgtTATGGCCTCACTGCTGCGACTGAATCTCTTGAAGGCTTTTCACTCAGCTTTTAGAACAGTCCTACATCAACGATTAActataaaatgaaacatttcaagaATTCTCCATTTAGACAAGGAAAcataccagtcaaaagtttttaCACAcgttctcatttaatggtttttctttatttttactttacttcTCCTGTCTACATTGAAAACacatactgaagacatcaaatacatgaagcaagatatatggagTTATGTAGCAAAGGTTCCTCAAAGTAGCcgccctttgctttgttgacagcgctgcaaaccctcggccttctctcagtgagctgagctgtagtcacctgaaatggtttcacctcacaggtgtgcctgtcagggttcatttgttgccttcttaatggggttgggaccatcagttgtgttgtgcagcagtcaggttggtacacagctcacagctctatttgacaactgttagaattcatgttatggcaagaaccaatcagctaagtaaagagaaacaacagtacatcattactttaagaactgaaggtcagtcagtctggaaaattgctAAGACCTTGAATCTGCAGTCGAAAAAACCATCAAGCGTTATGatgaaactggctcacatgaggactGTCCCATGAAAGGAAGACCCAGAgtctcctctgctgctgaggattaaaattcatccgagtcaccagcctcagaaatcacacGTTAACAAcagctcagattagagcccagatagatGCCAAACAGAGCTCCAGTAGCAGACTGGAacgtctttttttgtttactacataattccatatgtgttcattcataattttgatgccttcagtgagaatatGCAGTGCGATATGTGAAATTTTTCCAACCGACAATCGTCAGTCCATTAACCGAGGATAGGCGACATATTCACGCAGGTGACCTTTTGATGGACAGAGCAATTAATTTTTTATCTGTTGTTTGGTCGAGTGTGTAAGACAGATAAATACTGGAACGGCATGTAAACATGGTTTCCCTCCCCATCATTGTGtggggtgtttttgtttgttttgttttttatttaaataaaatgtttttttttcttaccataGGCtactgcttttctttctttctgttatgagtattattatttattttttcccttaaCTGCTTCTCTTGGCTTCCACCAACATTATTAGCCAACTTACTcatgggcaaataaataaactgctCTTGTAAAAACGATCGGTGAAAGGCTCAGCCTATTGTCAATGGGCGATATATTAGTCTAATCGCCCAACCTTAGTAAATAGTCAtgaacataaagaaaaaacattagatGAGAAGGTGGGCTCACAAAGTGGGCTTTAATAAGCCAAACTGAATCAAATGTGACTTACTAAGTAGTCAGGTACAAGCGAACAGTTACATTATTCCCCCAGTAACAGCACTTCTGCATATGTCTGCCgtttgttttctacagtcagGAAGGCAGAGGAAGAAAGCTGTTATGATGCCTCGCGTCGTCCTCACCCCTCTAAAGGTGAATGGAGAGCATGTCCCCTCAGGTAAGAGCCTCTCTTGAATTCTCTCACACAGAATCAAGAAAAACACCTATTGCAAAAGTTGGAATACAGACTAGTGGCCATCCTGATCCAAGAGATATCAGTGTTATTGAAATTCATACTCATTGCCAACAGAATCATGGAAAACATACTGAAAAAAATTCAAGGTTTGATTCACCAGCCATCATATGCTGGATTGTACCAGTGTACCGGTCATAAATTTATGCATGAAGAGTCATATTTTTAAACTTGTTGATTTGTTGTTACGCACCAGGGCTGGTACCTGGAAGCTTGTGCTCTGAACAGTGTTTATGAGCAGTGCATGACTTTGTTGCTTTGCAGCTGAACTATAGCATCTGTCTACATCATCTTGAGTTAAAAGTTTTCTGGGGGGTTTGTCATGAATAGGTCCCATGAAGCGGAGTCGGGGAGGGGTGGATGTAGACTTTGAAACGCCAGGCTCCATCCTGGTCAACACCAACATCAGAGCTCTCATCAATACGCGGACATTCTTAGCTTTCCCGGTGCACTCAcaacagcagctgctgcagctgctgcctgAGGTGGACCGACAAGTAAGCGGTCTTTCTATTCTTTATTCCAGTTTATGTTTACTGTAATATTATATGTGCCAATATCTAGCACAGGGCAAATGAGAAACGAATAAAACTGATCTTTTTAACATTTACTGcagggaggaagaaaaaaagagaattttGAGCTTGTAGATATTTGTGTACAGCAGTAATTTCAGTAGTGTGCAGCGGTGTGCCTGCTCTACTGCGGACTTTTTGTATTCTTGGAATAATGAAATTTTAAATTCCTTATACAGTTATTTTATATGTGTACTTAAAAACGTTTTTAGTGTTGTACTTAGGGCACCAAACACTCAAGTGTGTACTCATCACTTGACTTGTTGTGTCACGTCATTTTGTCTCTGGTTGTAGATTGGACCTGATGGCATGGCCAGACTGAGCAGTTCAGCTCTTAACAATGAATTTTTTACCCACGCCTCCCAGAGCTGGAAAGAGAGGCTGGGTGATGGTAAGTTTCTGGTCATTCATAGACAGATTGCCATGCTTTACTGACTTCATCACTGTTCCTCAATAGGGTTTGAcatagtgctgggcgatatggaaaaaatatttatcacgatatgaattattttatatcatgataacgatatatatcacgatataccacctgacctgtggtcatctggaaagtatgcagtctgtaaacagcgagtggagagggtgcagtctttgttttgagttactgtaaagtatgtcgcaaatccgggtgcacgtaaagcagcaccatgttgcaaaaccacaagacagtttctttgcaaaaatatcatttttttatactttattttctcttgcataaagttcagagtatgtatagtgagaagacaacactaatatatttgcacaggctatttaaccctttaagacctaccatagaaccaagtccgccagagcttatctttacatttatttattttgagtgtcttcatagttttatttttgagatacacaaatttttatatataaatgaaaataaataaatgcaaatttgcaaaaaaacagcatgtgcatcaaaataaactatttccaacagtgtaatttgacttctaagcatcccagaaacgatacagaagagcataaagtcaaacatgacttttaaaaacaccaacatagactttgaagcttaaaaaactgcattttccgcgaaagtgacgtcacttccggtttcggacaggtaatggcggacatgcgatagttcgcgctgacttatattccaactaggaagtgttatgaacagctgatcggatcggcaaagcctgtttctggaatattatgtttttgttgctgcaagtctggaatattatgtttttgttgctggaagtgctttttatgcaatttttgcaaagctatatgtggaagaaaaccgtgacctagggcaaactaatggaataagatgcaagtacaactcctacggtttcatatgcaaaaaaaaaaaacattattgcactaccttacgtggttccagttctacagggatttaaaaatagttagggaaaacggagtgtgcctgctctgaccggttgtaaagggttaatgatatattttatgtaataatttgtaaaattcgggttagaaacgatagaaacgatagaagacaaatggcacgatagacacttttctatcgtccacacgatatatatcgtcatatcgcccagcactagtttgACATAACCAATGGCCCAATGCCTCAGAGCCAGTAAAACAAGATTGTTTGGCCATCTGCTGTTTGCTCCAGTGGCCGTGTTTCCACCTATTGCAATTCCACAACTTCCTGTCTAAAAGGAATCCTCACCCACACGTAGTTTCTTCTTCGATTCAGTATGAAAGAAATGGAGACTTCTTAGTGACTGtgaaaacaggataaaagatCTTCAATGAATTTATTTCAATATAGTTTTCGGactgtaaaaatgtatttaggaaatcatgcaaaacatttttaaccCAAGCAGCATCTGTTTATCTGAATGAAAAAGGTTGATAGCACTGAAGATGATGTTATCATAGTTGCAATTTATGGTGCAGCATCTCTTCTGACACAGCAAGCACAAAACGACAGCACCAAGATCATGAACCTAGGTGGAATGAAAGAAGCATTTGTCTTTTTCAGTGGTGTTTAGTACTGTAATTACAGTCATACTCGTACTCGTCAAAGCCAGCACAAGTCTATTATCAAACCGCCTGTGCACATGTTCACCCTTCTAAATTTATTTGAACGCTTTATTgactgaatttgtaagtttgctctcctacaaagaaatgaaaagttcTTGATTTATATGGTAGCTGTAATCGAGAGAGACACAATATgaaccaaaaatccagaaagaGAACATTATATATAAGTTAGAAATTGATTTGAATGTCACTGATTGAAAGAAGTATTTGACTACAATTTTACCTACAACCCCAGCCAGAATTCTGGTTCACACAGATTGGGGGTGTGCTCAATTACAGATACTCCTGATCACAACTCATGATGTATATAAAACACATATGTCAACATAATAAATTTCCTCCATTCCAAACTTCTCCACcaccatggccaagaccaaaaaGCTGTCAAAGGATGTCAGGGACAAGACTGTAAACCTGCACATGGCTGGAATGGACTATAAGATCATCAGAAGGCTTGATGAGAAGGTGGCAACTGTTGATGAgattatttggaaatggaaaaagtataaaatgccCATCAGTTGCCCTGGGATGAGAACTGTATATGGATTGACTCTTcatatagtgcttttttttttttccttactgTACCTGACCACTGAAATTGCTTTATACAACAtacctcattcacccattcataaaAGACTTTTTCTGTGCCTGAGCATTTTggatctaacattcacactctttctTATTTCACTGAAGACATGCAAATCAGTTGGTGTTTGGTtcatattctgtctctctccatttaaatgaaactaccataaaaattagagactgttcatttcttcagacatgagcaaacttacaaattcagcggGGGATCAGATCATTATTTCCCCCACCGTATGAATATACAAAATTAGAGATAGAAAATTAAACTACCTAGCAGTTTATACGGTATATAAATGCCTGTGAAAATCTGCAAATCACTTTTCACTAATTGAGGTCATTTTATGTGCATAAAAATTCCCTCAAGCATGACTTTAGTGAATAGGTCTATTGAGGTCCATGGTTAAAAGAAAGTTGAGATTTTCTGAAGCATTCCTATGACTACTAACACCTTTTTGACTAAAAATGCTAAATCCTTGACATGTGTTTGATCTGTTTAGGTGAGTTCACCCATGAGATGCAAGTGCGTTTCCGACAGGAAatggagaaagagaagaaggtAGAGGTGTGGAAGGAGAAGTTTTTTGAAGAGTATCATGGGCAAAAGTAAGAGCCAAATCATTTCATCTAAATTTAATGTATTGTTCACGTTTCAGTATTATTGCTAGACATGTAGTATCCTTTTAACTGaaaatgtttatatttctgCCCATACTGTTACATGTAATTGAGACATCAGCCTACAATAGCTTACATGTCATGTTCAGTCTGGTATTCACTGTGTGCTAAATTGTGTTGCTGTGTACTTGTAGGTCTGGCCTAACACAAGAAGAGTCACTAAAGCTTACCATGAGTGAAGCCAGCGAAGTTGCAGCTagtgtgctagacagtgatgtGACTGTGGTGGCAACCGGTGCCCCCAAAAGACGCAGCGTAGGTCGGCGGAGGCGAGATGGTAGGATGAGGAGACGTACTCGAGCTGACCTGCGCCGGAGGGCTCGCAGAACCATCTGCAAGACCACTCCATCCCTGCAGTCTGCAGAAGCAGCTGAGGCCAATGCAGCTGTGGATATTTCAGCAGTTTCTGTTGGCTCTCCCATGTCCGAAAACACAGTGGTTCAGGGAGAGGTAGTGCTGCAGACCGACTGTGGGGTGGAGCTCCCAGATGAGAGTGGTTTTACAGAGCCAAAGCCTTCTCCCATTCCAGAGCCAGTCACATTGCCACCCCCCACACCTGCACCAACTCCCAGCCCCAGCCCCAGCCCAGCCTCAACCAGCGCAAATGAAGAGCATGAAGTCGCTGCTCGCTTGCTCCCCGAAGAGAGTGCACCAGTGTTGGCTTCCACCACTTCTCCATCCTCGTcgtcgtcctcctcctcttcatctgccTCTTCACCTGTTTCTTCACCATCTTCACCTTCTGATAGACAGGGAACATTTGTTGGAGTCCTGGACTCTTCTTCAtcctcctcagcctcctcaagTGCTGCAGTTGCTGCAGATCCCCTGGACGATACCGCTTCTGTGATCACCTCCATCACAGGAGGAACTGCCACCAGCAGCCGTGAGAGTAGCCCATCTGTTAGTCCAGCTGCCACCCCTCTGCCCACCACCCAGCTGAAAGAACAGAAGAGAAGGCAAGATGAGACTGAAGCCTTTTCTAGCTTCCCCGAAAAGAGGCCACGGCTTGATGACCGTCAGTCCTTTCGTACCACAATTGACAGTGTGTGTTCAGAAAAGCCGCAGCCGACAACAGAAGAACCCAAGGTGCCACCTATCCGGGTAAGTGTTAGTGAAAAAATCTAGAAAGCTCCAGGATtactttctgtcacacacagtTCTTGGTGCACAAAGACAAGTAGTCTATATAGATGAATGGATAGCTGCTTGTTATCAGATAAATTTTGACTTGCTGTCCCTGTGTTTGTTTCTCAGATTCAACTGTCCAGAATCAAACCTCCCTGGGTCAAAGGGCACCCCACCTACCAGATCTGTCCCCGGATCGTGCCGCCCGGCGAAGGCTCGCGCCGGTCGGGGACAGGGGGTGCGCGCACCTTGGCGGACATCAAAGCCCGTGCACAACAAGCCCGTGCCCAGCGCGAGGCCGCTGCTGCTGTTGCAGCCTCTGCCGACGGGACAAGCCCGGCCAGGGTCAGGCTGCGGCCTGGTGCTGGGCTACCGGATAGCAGCAATGGAAGACGATCGCGAGAGCATCCAGGACCTATCGAGcccggaggaggaggaggaggtggagaagaagaaagtgaaaatggaaatgaaacaaGGGGAAGTAGTGGGACGGAAGAGCAGGGATCGTCTTCAGGCACTAATTCGTCTGGAACACAACTACAGCTTCTTAATGTAGAGCCTACATCTGAGCGTTCCCCTTCATTGTCCACTACCTCAACCTCCATGTCCTTGGAGCCCCCACAGACGCCAAGTCCTCAGCAAGCGGAACCAGTTGGGGGGGCAGATGGAGAGTTAATTGAAGCAACCACAGCTAGTATCCAGAGCTCCTCCAACGGACTCACAGATGGGGCTGCCTCACTTTCTTCAGAGCCTGATGTGTCTGAGTCACCAGCCATGCAGTCTGCCAGAGAAAGCCAGGTAGTTGAAACTGGTGGCGGTGCCCCTACAGAGAGCACAACCGTTGGTTGTGAAAAACCTTCATTGGCACAAACCTCTATCCCAGATTCCCTTCCGAGGTTTGGGGCTCAGGGTGTGGATGTTATTCAGACGCTGGCCAGTTCTTGTCATGCCAAGGACCAGGAGCAAGGGAAGGAGGCTGGATTGGGTAGTGTTATCCAGCATGGCTCTCACCATGTTGACCCCCAGGAGGCATTCTCCCATACAGCCACTGAGAGACAGCGATCAGATGGATCTTCACCCCAACATGTGGATACCTCTAGTGCTGAGAAAGATGAGGCTGGCACATATAGCGACTCAACAGAAACCGCTTCAGACTGTGAGAATGAAAGCCAGGaggaagagcagcagcagcctggcCACGAATGGTGTCCTCAATTGAACACTCAGAGAAATGGCCAGCTGGTGATTTGTAGCCCTCAGAACCAACAACCGGTCATCCAGACCCACATGACTAGCCGCCACGGCCAGACCGTCATTCAGCCTTGCTTCCCCAGCAGCATGACTCAGCCACAGCACAGCCGTATCCATTCACAAGACTCTAATGCTCTGTCTGCACCCCTGCCACAAGGGCTAAGGGACACAACTGTTGTTAAAACTGAGTCTGGAGATGACTGTAGAGCCTCCAGACTGAGCTCTGAAGAGGAGTGTCGTGGAGCTTTAAAGTCTTCTGCCACTCACTCAAATGCTGTAACTGCCTCCAAAAGACTGGCCAGTTCAGTCAGACTTGTGTCCAGTGTGGAGGCCAACAACCCTTTGGTCACTCAGTTACTTCAGGGCAGCCTGCCTCTGGAAAAAGTTCTACCCTTACACTCTGCCAACAGACTGGAGATTAGCAGATTACCAGGAACCCTACCCAGGCCACCAGCAGCAAGAACCCCAGGGACTCGTAACAGGCCTGAGGTTTCAGCCAAATCTTCAAGCCCAGAGCTGACTACTCCAGTCCAGATCCATAAGTCCCCAACATCCCGCCCAGTTTCCTGTCTGATGGAAGCCCCAGCTGTACCGCAGTATCAGTCCTCCCAGGCCCCTGGAGCTGTTCCAGTCATCACCCCTCTGCCACCCTCCTCCAGCGGTTCCTTGTCCTCCAGAAGTAAGCAAGACCTCATGTCTGGGTCTGCTGTGGAGTCTGCAGTTATCAAAGAGTCTCATGGTCAGCAGCCTTCCCAGGGAGCCACTCCAGACAGGCCTCAGTCAGTCCATCGGACCATGTGCAATGGACCCTCTCCTCCTCACGCAGACCCCTGCCCAACAGAGGTGATACCTTGTATTAAGATTAACTGGCGTCCCCCACAATCTCAGCTTCCCCACTCTCTGCAACAACCCCCGTCTCCTGCACCCACTGTAAAGAACGAAGTTGGTGCACGACCCTCTTGTCAAGCTATTGCCAAATCCTCACTCAGTGTACCCTTAAGTGTTACCAAAAAGGAACCTGGGAACTCTGTCGATGGCTATCTAAGCGGCGGGGCAATAGAAGGACTCATCAACATGGAGTTTACTTTGGCCAGGATGGCAAAGAAAGATCACAGCAAAGCTCCCTACTCCTCTGgctctccctcttcctcctgtTCTCCCTCACCCTCCGCTCCCTCCCTTCCCTTCCATCTTTATGGGAAGCTCCCCAAGCAGGGTGGAGGTGTTGGAGGGGTAAGCTACACAGCCAATGTTTCAGTGATGGACAACAGCAGTTTCTCCCGGAGCATGGCAGACAGTGTGCTGCAGCTGCACCCCCGCTTGGGTCCCAGCCAGACTACCCTCAGCATTCAGGCCTTTACTGACAGTACGGCAGAGGAAGTGGCACTCAAGTGCTCGTGCCGCCTCAAAGCCATGATCATGTGCCAAGGCTGTGGTGCCTTCTGCCATGATGATTGCATCGGGCCCTCCAAACTCTGTGTGTCATGTCTGGTGGTCAGATAGTATGCTGAAGTTTCAGTGCACTGTAGAACTGCTGTTTGTATAGTGTGAGCAGCAGGGCCGCAGCTTTCAGAGTGTTGCCAGAAACCTAAGTATGGTAGAGAACACAGGAGAAGCCAGATGGTCAACATTTGCCTTGTAAAATATGACTGGTCTGTATTGTTGcagatttcctgtttttgtttgagctgtactgattattgttgttattgttgttattattattattattattaattattattattattgtgcatTGGGGCATGATTGATTGTAaattgtgcctttttttttctcctcaaaaACATTTACCTCATCTTATCTTGCTCCACCTGTTATCATTTGGTGGCCATCATTTTTTTGGTCCCGTTTGTCAGTCAACGGGGAATTACTGTTGTCTCTGCGCAAAgaagtatttttttaaccattaaaaTGAGTAAATGACATTGTATcaccagtttgttttttttgactcATTTTATGATTCCGTTGAGTTCTAGTTTGTAGTTACAGTTAATTACCAAGAACAAATAAAGTGAACGTTATGTGCTGTTAAAATTTGAATCCTTGATAACTTTCAGAGTTTTTACCAGCAATGGGGATTGTGTTAAAATACTGCACCTGCCACGTGGCAGGAGCAGCACAGGACTGGCTGGAAGAACACAATGATTTCAGGGTATCCACGGGATGTGCCGGAACAAGCCAGAGACCGGATGCAACCAACTGCACCCTAAGGATCTGCTGCCAGCATGAAATGGGACCCTGTGCCCTGAAGTGTCAGAGCTGATTGGTGATATGAGACAgaatttgtattcatttttgtatttgtttttttttgcgtTAAAAAATTGTAGGCACAGAAACTGATAAATCAGTCAGACTGTACCAGTATAAACAGCTATACACACATTTTATTAGCTAAAGGATAACCAAGGAGTCTGCTTCATACTCCAGAGTTGGTGATGGATTTCTACACCGTTCTGTGCTGGGATCTGTATAATGTACTTTCTGCACTGTACATGGCCCCTAAGGTAGTGTTATTAGAAATGTTATGAGAGAACAGTGCATATGTTTTCTTTGCGATGCACATTATCCACACTATCCTGGACACTTGTTCAAGGCATCTGTCAAAGTCAACGACCTGGAAGCATTATATCTAATGAAACAGACTATAGCATGTAGTTAAGGCTGCagcaggtgaccctgaatcctcccgtAGTTGTGCTGTGGCTGCTGGGGTTTCCCAtcatgcactgagtgtttcttcttcactcaccatGTCTTTGTATACCACTCTGCATtgaattattagttattattaatctctggctctctttcactgtgtgtctttgtcctgtcttccatCCTGCACTCCCTACCAGTCACAGCAAATGGttacccctccctgagcctggttctctaaaaggttttttcctgtttaaaggggagttttttcATCGCACTGTTGACAAGTGCTTTCTTACAGGGGGCCGTTTGATTGTTGTTTTCTCTAGTATTGTTATTGTaaggtctttatcttacaatataaagcaccgcgaggcaactgttgttgtgatttggtgctatataaataaaatttatatcAGATGGATCTGTATGTTTGATTTGGATTTTATTCCAGATAGTGTTCCTGATGCAATTTACCTGAGGATTGGGACCAATAGGAGGACACTAGCTTGTGATCGCATGGGGTCAGGTTTTTGTATCTagaataaaatttaaaatccttctttcGTAGGATATGATGAAACCTGATATCTTAAAGACCTTTTAGTACTGTATTACCCCGACAGAGCACTTGCTTCCTCAAAtttctaaaagtagaatgtGAGGCAGAACCTTCAGCTACCTGGCTCCCAGTTTGGTTTTGGCTGAAACCCTCGCTACTTTGAAAGTCACTTGGTTATGCTATATGCACAGGCACTGTGGTGGACTTTCCTTGTTGCGCTGAACATTTCTTCTCCTTTCACTTCTATTTAATCCTGATGGTTATATATGTCACTACCACACGTCATTAATGTTTGTCTCCTCTCTCCCCTTCTGTTTTGGTCTTGCAtctctttccttttgtttttctcttaacCCACCAAAGTAGTGACAGGCTGCCCCTCTTTGTGTCTGGTTCTGCAGAAAGTCTGTTCTTgttcaaataaaacaacaacagaaaacacagttATTCCTTCCCATTGTTACAAAGTGCTGCTCATGGAAGTTTTTccgattgttggggtttctctcttatattgtatatagtataaagcaccttgaggtgacggTTGTTGTGAAGTGATAAtgtatgaataaaaataaactgaactgaatacaAGAGAATATTGGAAGTATACTAGAATTAGtcaaggagcttggaaagaaaagcgtctggacttttaagttgcttgaagacgtttcacctctcgtccaagaagcttcttcagttctagggtcaaatggtggagagtcccagatttaagccctatgggagtgtccccaagagggtcatggacccccctattgatcctctacctaatcagaCGAGAGCTAGATGGCAAACTGTGTCGTAAGCTGCCCCCTCTTCAAAGATGgttgttcacagtggacatagatggcttctttcacacCACCTgttttctctgtccaaaatatgAACATTGGCGTCCTTGAAAGAGTGGCCTTTgccctttagatgcagatggaccgcCAAGTCTTGTCCCATcaaggtggctcttctatgttgtgtcaTGCGTTTATGAAGTGGATGTTTGgcctctccaatgtagaggtctgagcgTTCCTCGCtatagaggatcaatagggggtccatgtccctcttgggggacactcccatagggcttaaatctgggactctccaccatttgaccatagaactgaagaagcttctcggatgaaagctgaaacatcttcaaggaagtaaaaagtccagacgcttttctttcaaagctccttagactacaatgacctggatgactgagaaccttcacagacatatactAGAATTACACAAAACCTTGACCACACAGTCAGTTCTAACACTGATTGTGGTTTTTCCAGAACCTTTAAGAGGTTTTAGCAGTAAAAGACTGTTTTACTTAACATACTGAAGCTTATGcacttaataataatactacCACTGAGTAAAGGTTCAAATCAATGCACGTATACACTCAGTCCAGTCCATATTCATTTTGGGTTGACCTTTATTTCAAGAGCAAACATAAAGACTAATCCATACACAGCCATCATTAACACATAGacagtacaaaataaatattcacCATCACTTTGTTCGTCATTACCAGATAAATACTGAAATATGTGCAGCTCAATTTTCCCAGTGTATTGCAATGTACTCAAAATAGcttgtggaaaaaagaaaactcatataaacagaagcacaaaagattttttagaaaattattaaaaaacttTCTGTTACAAAATATTTGCACTTAAAAAGATCCcagtgttttaaataaataataagatatataaaacaaTTCATAGTTGATATCTTAAAATATTTCCTCTTTGTTAAGCGGTGCAGAGGAAATGACTCCCTTCTCTTAGTTTCCGGTTAAAATCTTCTCAGGTagcactttgaaataaaataaaatcaataatgaataataaatagtcaacataaaaatattacCGCAGACATGAATAAATAAGTTATTAAACCAACATTTGCAGTCGACTTAAATAGATACACAGCAATAGTAACAATGAATCTACAAACTAGTCCTGGAAGTGCAACATCACTATGCTCATATAGAATACTATCAACATTACTGAGTGGAGATGGGAAATGTTCACTAACTAAGAATCTGCTCAGCTCAGGCGGGATACTGCACTCCTTTGTTCTGTACTCTCTGTGCCTGTCTGTGTATACCTTGAGGTGCCCTTGCT from the Pelmatolapia mariae isolate MD_Pm_ZW linkage group LG20, Pm_UMD_F_2, whole genome shotgun sequence genome contains:
- the asxl1 gene encoding putative Polycomb group protein ASXL1 isoform X2, translating into MKDKQKRKKERTWAEAARMVLENFSDAPMTPKQILHVIQTKGLKEMRSGTAPLACLVTMLHSQVRGDRVKNSIFFKLPGRMSLFTLKKNAPQWTKATSESETPSEPAGGTTPPASSSSTPAAGSAVAPVGPTEATEQESCDSTETTAAASVDNDASVDESSSSASCSVELQAPSSQPQTRLSRSAGQQGRTDTQQTQHAQTRLSRSRQSGRQRKKAVMMPRVVLTPLKVNGEHVPSGPMKRSRGGVDVDFETPGSILVNTNIRALINTRTFLAFPVHSQQQLLQLLPEVDRQIGPDGMARLSSSALNNEFFTHASQSWKERLGDGEFTHEMQVRFRQEMEKEKKVEVWKEKFFEEYHGQKSGLTQEESLKLTMSEASEVAASVLDSDVTVVATGAPKRRSVGRRRRDGRMRRRTRADLRRRARRTICKTTPSLQSAEAAEANAAVDISAVSVGSPMSENTVVQGEVVLQTDCGVELPDESGFTEPKPSPIPEPVTLPPPTPAPTPSPSPSPASTSANEEHEVAARLLPEESAPVLASTTSPSSSSSSSSSSASSPVSSPSSPSDRQGTFVGVLDSSSSSSASSSAAVAADPLDDTASVITSITGGTATSSRESSPSVSPAATPLPTTQLKEQKRRQDETEAFSSFPEKRPRLDDRQSFRTTIDSVCSEKPQPTTEEPKVPPIRIQLSRIKPPWVKGHPTYQICPRIVPPGEGSRRSGTGGARTLADIKARAQQARAQREAAAAVAASADGTSPARVRLRPGAGLPDSSNGRRSREHPGPIEPGGGGGGGEEESENGNETRGSSGTEEQGSSSGTNSSGTQLQLLNVEPTSERSPSLSTTSTSMSLEPPQTPSPQQAEPVGGADGELIEATTASIQSSSNGLTDGAASLSSEPDVSESPAMQSARESQVVETGGGAPTESTTVGCEKPSLAQTSIPDSLPRFGAQGVDVIQTLASSCHAKDQEQGKEAGLGSVIQHGSHHVDPQEAFSHTATERQRSDGSSPQHVDTSSAEKDEAGTYSDSTETASDCENESQEEEQQQPGHEWCPQLNTQRNGQLVICSPQNQQPVIQTHMTSRHGQTVIQPCFPSSMTQPQHSRIHSQDSNALSAPLPQGLRDTTVVKTESGDDCRASRLSSEEECRGALKSSATHSNAVTASKRLASSVRLVSSVEANNPLVTQLLQGSLPLEKVLPLHSANRLEISRLPGTLPRPPAARTPGTRNRPEVSAKSSSPELTTPVQIHKSPTSRPVSCLMEAPAVPQYQSSQAPGAVPVITPLPPSSSGSLSSRSKQDLMSGSAVESAVIKESHGQQPSQGATPDRPQSVHRTMCNGPSPPHADPCPTEVIPCIKINWRPPQSQLPHSLQQPPSPAPTVKNEVGARPSCQAIAKSSLSVPLSVTKKEPGNSVDGYLSGGAIEGLINMEFTLARMAKKDHSKAPYSSGSPSSSCSPSPSAPSLPFHLYGKLPKQGGGVGGVSYTANVSVMDNSSFSRSMADSVLQLHPRLGPSQTTLSIQAFTDSTAEEVALKCSCRLKAMIMCQGCGAFCHDDCIGPSKLCVSCLVVR